The Bacillus thermozeamaize DNA window AATGACGCCTGTGGCGATGGGGATGTGGGTCGGAGGGTGGCTTCTCTATTTGTGCGGCTATCTGCAGGTGCTTATCGGCATCTATCGTCATTTCCGGGAGAGGCGGCGCCAAGAGGTGGAGTGGGTCCTGAAATGGATCCTCGGGGGACTGTACGGAGGCATAGGGGTGTTGGTACTCTGGGCTGTTGTTTCCAGCCGATTTGAAAAGGGATGGACGCTGGCTTCCGGTGGCTTTGAAAACAGCCGGACGATGTCTGTCATGTTGTTGCTCATCTTCGGCTATCTGCAATGGATGATCGCCGCGTATATGACCAAAATCATGCCGTTTTTGCGCTGGATGGGCCGCTATGGTCATGGGAATCCGGCGGGGAAGACGCCCGAAAGGCGGCCCGGCCTGGCGGAGATGATGCCCAAGCGTCCCACTGTGGCGGCTTTGCTGGGGTTTGCCGCGGGAGCCGTGATGTTGGCGTTGGGCACGTGCTTCGGCCGGGGAGCGCTGACGCTGACGGGAGCCGTGTTGGGGGCGGTCGCGTGGGTCCTCTATGTGGCCGCGATGGCGGTCATGTACCGCCGGTGATCGGTTGCCATCCCGGTTCGTAGTCTGCGGATTTTCATCAGATGATTGTCGGAAAGGAATTGTGGTCGCGATGAAACCCTTTGCCTATGCATTCCTCAACTATCTGCATGTGGTCGGCGCGATTTTCGCCATCGGCCCTTATGCGGTTTTCTTTTTCCTGATGCGCCGGCTGAAAAAGGCGGAAACCGGCCATATCCCGGAACATTTCTCCGTCTTGCGTTTTGTGGTGCGGGTTTCCAAACATGCGGGTCACGTGCTGGTCATCACAGGCGTGCTGTTGTGGTGGCTGGGAGGTTTCCCGCTTTTTACCTCTTGGATCCTGATTCCTGTGGTCATTCTCTTCTCTGGCCTGTTTTTCTTGGCGAGGGCCTTTTCTCCCGTCATCGAGGCGTTGGAAAAAGGTGAGATAAACAGAGATGCGGGCATGAAAAAATTGCGCACGTCCCTCTATGGCTACCTGATCATCCTGCTCGTTTCGATGTGGTTCATGATTGCCAAACCTGTACTGTGGTAGTAAGCGAAGAAGTCGCACCGGACCCGGCAAGGGTCCGTTTTTTTGTCCGGTTTTTGTGAGGCAGATCACGGCGGCAGAGAAGCGGAACATGTATCATGAGATGTGGATGGGATGCTGCAGGAGCCTATAAGGAGATGATGAGGATGGCAACCACTCCTCAAACTGTGGAATTGGACGTCCGTCCCTATTTGCGAAAAAAACTGGAGCCTTTTCAACTGATCATGGATACGGTGAAGTCGCTCGGTCCGGAAGATACGTTCGTTTTGCATGCCACGTTCAAGCCCGTTCCGCTGCTTGGGTTGATGAAAACGAAAGGTTTTGCGTACAAGGCCGAGAAATTGGCGAAAGATCATTGGAAGGTGACGTTTGTCCCCAAGCACCGCAAAGGTGAATTGGCGGATGGGGCAGGGGAGGAAGACGCTCTCCGGGACGAGGAGCCTGTCGCTCAAAGGGCGGAGGGCGGCGATTCCCCGCAGACGATTGAATTGGACAACCGGGGGCTTGAGCCTCCGCAACCGATGATTCGCACCCTCAACGCCTTGGAAAGGTGCCGGAAAGGTGACCGGGTCGTCATCCACAACGACCGGGTTCCCGTGTTTTTGC harbors:
- a CDS encoding universal stress protein, whose translation is MATTPQTVELDVRPYLRKKLEPFQLIMDTVKSLGPEDTFVLHATFKPVPLLGLMKTKGFAYKAEKLAKDHWKVTFVPKHRKGELADGAGEEDALRDEEPVAQRAEGGDSPQTIELDNRGLEPPQPMIRTLNALERCRKGDRVVIHNDRVPVFLLEELKALGYPYTVEELPDGSARVAIQKT